In the genome of Leishmania braziliensis MHOM/BR/75/M2904 contig, possible fusion of chromosomes 20 and 34, one region contains:
- a CDS encoding aldose 1-epimerase-like protein yields MFAFAPDPRGRNSITLHNEDGSSITVYEQGAHLSSWKTKDEKEHLYLSPAAIYADGTALRGGVPLIFPQFNAYGPMKPPHGFARIRPWNIEDVQNGKATFSLSTSLCELLPEGCSLAGAATNAVNLLYTICFSNTELKLRMKVTNTSEEHSAPFQFAFHTYFAVSDISQTVINGVNRSPFIDNGKACGNPHTEPSPPEPLWTIQGEHDRIYPGQSCAIVLQDLGAKAALQISSPNLCDVCLWNPGAVKCAAMKDMPADGYKRFVCVEHGSMLKKIVVTPCSSWTGSQEITITTQSPQESNI; encoded by the coding sequence ATGTTCGCCTTCGCTCCCGACCCCCGCGGGCGCAACAGCATCACCCTCCACAACGAAGACGGCTCCAGCATTACCGTCTATGAGCAAGGCGCGCACCTCAGCAGCTGGAAGACGAAGGATGAAAAGGAGCACCTCTACCTCAGCCCCGCTGCGATCTACGCTGACGGCACGGCTCTGCGTGGCGGCGTGCCGCTCATCTTTCCGCAGTTCAATGCCTACGGCCCAATGAAGCCGCCGCACGGTTTCGCGCGCATTCGTCCGTGGAACATCGAAGATGTCCAGAATGGCAAGGCGaccttctctctcagcaCGTCGCTGTGCGAGCTGCTTCCGGAAGGTTGCTCCCTTGCTGGTGCCGCGACAAACGCCGTTAACCTGCTCTACACGATTTGCTTCAGCAACACGGAGTTAAAGCTGCGCATGAAAGTTACGAACACGAGCGAGGAGCACTCAGCGCCGTTTCAGTTTGCCTTCCATACATACTTTGCGGTATCCGACATTTCGCAGACGGTGATCAACGGTGTCAACCGCTCGCCTTTCATCGATAACGGCAAGGCATGCGGTAACCCGCACACCGAGCCGAGTCCACCGGAGCCGCTGTGGACCATTCAAGGCGAGCACGACCGTATTTACCCCGGCCAATCGTGCGCCATCGTGCTCCAGGACCTCGGTGCAAAGGCCGCGCTACAAATCTCGAGCCCTAACCTGTGTGACGTGTGCCTCTGGAATCCCGGCGCAGTCAAGTGCGCCGCGATGAAGGATATGCCGGCGGATGGCTACAAGCGCTTCGTATGCGTGGAGCACGGCAGCATGCTTAAGAAGATAGTGGTAACGCCGTGCTCGAGCTGGACTGGATCGCAGGAGATCACGATCACGACTCAAAGCCCTCAAGAATCAAACATATAG
- a CDS encoding putative cleavage and polyadenylation specificity factor — protein sequence MAAPFLPEAESTAVPATLRSNVQDEVEVLPIGSGGEVGRSCVVVHYKGRGVMLDCGNHPAKSGLDSLPFFDSIKCDEIDVVLITHFHLDHCGALPYFCNQTSFKGRVFMTSATKAFYKMVMNDFLRIGAGASDLVTSEWLQSTIDRIETIEYHEEVTVNGISFQPFNAGHVLGAAMFMVDIAGMRALYTGDFSRVPDRHLLGAEVPPYSPDILIAESTNGIRELESREEREHLFTSSVHDVVRRGGRCLVPVFALGRAQELLLILEEFWDAHKELQNIPIYYASSLAQRCMKLYQTFVSAMNDRVKQQHANHHNPFVFKYIHSLIDTKSFEDNGPCVVLASPGMLQSGISLELFERWCGDRRNGIIMAGYCVDGTIAKDVLAKPKEVAKPDGKVLPLRMSTIEAVSFSAHSDGRQTRDFIHHLTKVKHTILVHGNPGAMGQLKNKLLQDFRDRNMSVYTTMNQESIRIPFVQERTAKVMGKLANMSLRAGEFVSGVMLVSGQHQYSIVHPDDVPVFTDLSVNRVQQAMVLPLPRHRSPLEVLQVLQRYFAQSKLFEDVAPRQSTEQEATEAQQAAAERGETRDLDTTLLFVSKDVTVDVHKSSQAQTTLTITWYSSHYNDLLADVTCIALAKLAEEPHEAEGEDVLVPADVSGQDRIFRVKCFHSMISQFYSSVKTNLSSGSCSVTLADGQVANIVDCIEVYLESSTGKKDVDYDAPEVQKLKQILKRIYLTLFPIPVDNGWCDCGMIHGEEPVAE from the coding sequence ATGGCGGCACCGTTTCTGCCCGAGGCGGAGAGCACTGCTGTGCCAGCAACCCTCCGCTCCAATGTACAGGACGAGGTGGAAGTGCTGCCCattggcagcggcggcgaggtggGCCGCTCGTGCGTCGTGGTGCACTACAAGGGGCGCGGGGTCATGCTTGACTGCGGCAACCACCCGGCCAAAAGCGGCCTTgactccctccccttctttgACAGCATCAAGTGCGACGAAATCGACGTGGTGCTCATCACGCACTTCCACCTAGATCACTGCGGGGCACTGCCATACTTTTGCAACCAGACGTCCTTCAAGGGCCGCGTTTTCATGACCAGTGCCACCAAGGCCTTCTACAAGATGGTCATGAACGACTTCTTGCGCATCGGCGCCGGGGCCAGCGACCTTGTCACGAGTGAGTGGTTGCAGAGCACAATCGACCGTATCGAGACCATTGAGTACCACGAAGAGGTCACCGTGAACGGCATCTCCTTCCAGCCGTTCAACGCCGGCCACGTGCTTGGGGCAGCCATGTTCATGGTCGACATCGCCGGCATGCGTGCCCTGTACACCGGCGACTTTTCCCGTGTGCCGGACCGTCATCTGCTGGGGGCAGAGGTGCCGCCCTACTCACCGGACATCCTGATTGCGGAGAGCACAAACGGCATCCGCGAGCTCGAGTCCCGCGAAGAGCGCGAGCACCTCTTCACGAGCAGCGTGCACGACGTTGtgcgccgcggtggtcgTTGTCTGGTGCCCGTATTTGCCCTAGGCCGTGCGCAGGAGCTGCTCCTCATTCTCGAGGAGTTCTGGGATGCGCATAAGGAGCTGCAGAACATTCCCATCTACTACGCCTCTTCCCTGGCGCAGCGCTGTATGAAACTCTACCAAACCTTCGTCAGCGCCATGAACGACCgggtgaagcagcagcacgccaaTCATCACAACCCTTTCGTCTTCAAGTACATTCACTCGCTCATAGACACAAAGTCCTTCGAGGACAACGGCCCGTGCGTGGTACTGGCCTCTCCTGGTATGCTTCAGTCGGGGATCTCGCTGGAACTGTTCGAGCGTTGGTGCGGGGACCGTCGCAACGGTATCATCATGGCGGGCTACTGCGTCGACGGCACTATTGCAAAGGACGTGCTCGCAAAGCCTAAGGAGGTGGCGAAGCCGGACGGCAAAGTGCTACCGCTGCGTATGAGCACCATCGAGgccgtctctttctctgcccaCTCAGACGGTCGGCAGACACGCGACTTCATTCACCACCTTACCAAGGTGAAGCACACAATCCTGGTGCACGGCAACCCTGGTGCCATGGGGCAGCTCAAGAACAAGCTCCTTCAGGACTTCCGGGACCGCAACATGTCCGTCTACACCACCATGAACCAAGAGTCGATCCGCATTCCATTTGTACAGGAGCGCACCGCGAAAGTAATGGGCAAGCTGGCAAACATGAGCCTGCGGGCGGGCGAGTTTGTGAGCGGCGTGATGCTCGTGTCCGGCCAGCACCAGTACAGTATCGTCCATCCCGACGACGTGCCGGTGTTCACCGATCTCAGCGTGAACCGTGTTCAGCAGGCGATGGTCCTCCCCctgccgcgccaccgctCACCGCTGGAGGTGTTGCAGGTGCTTCAGCGATACTTTGCACAGAGCAAACTGTTCGAGGATGTGGCGCCGCGCCAGTCCACTGAGCAGGAGGCcacagaggcgcagcaggcagcTGCCGAGCGTGGTGAGACCCGCGACCTCGACACGACGCTGCTGTTCGTCTCCAAAGATGTCACCGTCGACGTGCACAAGAGCTCGCAGGCGCAGACGACGCTCACCATCACGTGGTACAGCAGCCACTATAACGACCTCCTCGCTGACGTCACGTGCATTGCGCTGGCCAAGCTTGCTGAGGAGCCGCATGAGGCGGAAGGGGAGGACGTGCTCGTGCCTGCCGACGTCTCCGGCCAGGACCGTATCTTCCGGGTCAAGTGTTTTCACTCCATGATCTCGCAGTTCTATTCATCCGTCAAGACGAACTTGTCGTcgggcagctgcagtgtCACCCTTGCGGATGGACAGGTGGCGAACATTGTGGACTGTATCGAGGTCTACTTGGAGAGCAGCACTGGTAAGAAGGACGTCGACTACGACGCACCAGAGGTTCAGAAGCTGAAGCAGATCCTGAAGCGCATCTATCTGACGTTGTTTCCCATTCCAGTGGACAACGGCTGGTGCGACTGCGGCATGATTCATGGCGAGGAACCGGTCGCGGAGTAG